GAAACCGAAACAAATCAACATCAACGTCTCCTAATCGAATCCAAGTCCTATGTATTTCAACACATTGACCACCACTGACAACCAAGCTGCGGACGGCACGCGTTACGCGACGCCCCAAGTGGACTTCCATGCCAACGCGGAGGGCACGCAGCTCGTCCTCGACGTGCCCGGCGTTGCCCAAGGCGACGTGGAAATCACCGTCGAAGACCAGCGGCTGACCATCATCGGCCATCGCAAAAATGCGGAGCCGGTCGGCGAATGGGTTCACCAGGAAATTCGTCCGTTTGATTACCGGCGCGTATTTTCCCTGGCGTCCAGTATCGACACGAATCGCATCCAAGCCGAACTCCGCGACGGCGTGCTGAGCTTGAATCTCCCGCTGGCGGAACGCGTGAAGCCCCGCCGCATCGAAGTCGCCTAATCCGAGTTCCATTCTAATCAAAAAAAGTCCGGCGTGTTCAGCGATGAGCCGCCGGGCTTTTTTGTGTGCGGGCTGAATTTGTTCGTTTACAGAGCGGGCGGGACTTGTCATTTTCTCGCAGCTCATGGACTGGACGATCATCACCTTTATCCTCATTTCGGCGATTAAAACGCTCGCCATCATCTTCGGCGTCGTCCTGCCGATGGTTTCCTACACCGTGTATGCCGAGCGTAAAGTCAGCGCGCTTATTCAGGATCGCGTCGGCCCCAACCGAGTCGGCGTGCCACTCACTCTCTTCGGCGGAAAAAAGGATTTCAGCTTCTTCGGCCTCGTCCAGCCCATTGCGGACGCGGTGAAACTCCTCATCAAAGAGGATTTTACTCCCGGTCACGTCAATAAATTCTACTACTGGCTGGCCCCGGCGCTCGGCGTGGCTCCAGCCCTGATCACACTGGCCGTCATCCCGTTCGGCAGCTTTCTGAACCTCGACCCGATCCTCGTTCCGCTCGGTCACGCCCTTGGAATCGACCTCGGCTTCGGCCCGATTCCGATGGTCATCGCCAATGTGGACATCGGCGTTCTCTTCATCTTCGCCATCGCCTCGGTCGGCGTTTACGGCATCGTCCTCGCCGGCTGGTCGGCTAACTCGAAATACCCCTTTCTCGGC
This genomic stretch from Chthoniobacterales bacterium harbors:
- a CDS encoding Hsp20/alpha crystallin family protein, which gives rise to MYFNTLTTTDNQAADGTRYATPQVDFHANAEGTQLVLDVPGVAQGDVEITVEDQRLTIIGHRKNAEPVGEWVHQEIRPFDYRRVFSLASSIDTNRIQAELRDGVLSLNLPLAERVKPRRIEVA